Proteins encoded in a region of the Homo sapiens chromosome 9, GRCh38.p14 Primary Assembly genome:
- the FUT7 gene encoding alpha-(1,3)-fucosyltransferase 7, with translation MNNAGHGPTRRLRGLGVLAGVALLAALWLLWLLGSAPRGTPAPQPTITILVWHWPFTDQPPELPSDTCTRYGIARCHLSANRSLLASADAVVFHHRELQTRRSHLPLAQRPRGQPWVWASMESPSHTHGLSHLRGIFNWVLSYRRDSDIFVPYGRLEPHWGPSPPLPAKSRVAAWVVSNFQERQLRARLYRQLAPHLRVDVFGRANGRPLCASCLVPTVAQYRFYLSFENSQHRDYITEKFWRNALVAGTVPVVLGPPRATYEAFVPADAFVHVDDFGSARELAAFLTGMNESRYQRFFAWRDRLRVRLFTDWRERFCAICDRYPHLPRSQVYEDLEGWFQA, from the exons ATGAATAATGCTG GGCACGGCCCCACCCGGAGGCTGCGAGGCTTGGGGGTCCTGGCCGGGGTGGCTCTGCTCGCTGCCCTCTGGCTCCTGTGGCTGCTGGGGTCAGCCCCTCGGGGTACCCCGGCACCCCAGCCCACGATCACCATCCTTGTCTGGCACTGGCCCTTCACTGACCAGCCCCCAGAGCTGCCCAGCGACACCTGCACCCGCTACGGCATCGCCCGCTGCCACCTGAGTGCCAACCGAAGCCTGCTGGCCAGCGCCGACGCCGTGGTCTTCCACCACCGCGAGCTGCAGACCCGGCGGTCCCACCTGCCCCTGGCCCAGCGGCCGCGAGGGCAGCCCTGGGTGTGGGCCTCCATGGAGTCTCCTAGCCACACCCACGGCCTCAGCCACCTCCGAGGCATCTTCAACTGGGTGCTGAGCTACCGGCGCGACTCGGACATCTTTGTGCCCTATGGCCGCCTGGAGCCCCACTGGGGGCCCTCGCCACCGCTGCCAGCCAAGAGCAGGGTGGCCGCCTGGGTGGTCAGCAACTTCCAGGAGCGGCAGCTGCGTGCCAGGCTGTACCGGCAGCTGGCGCCTCATCTGCGGGTGGATGTCTTTGGCCGTGCCAATGGACGGCCACTGTGCGCCAGCTGCCTGGTGCCCACCGTGGCCCAGTACCGCTTCTACCTGTCCTTTGAGAACTCTCAGCACCGCGACTACATTACGGAGAAATTCTGGCGCAACGCACTGGTGGCTGGCACTGTGCCAGTGGTGCTGGGGCCCCCACGGGCCACCTATGAGGCCTTCGTGCCGGCTGACGCCTTCGTGCATGTGGATGACTTTGGCTCAGCCCGAGAGCTGGCGGCTTTCCTCACTGGCATGAATGAGAGCCGATACCAACGCTTCTTTGCCTGGCGTGACAGGCTCCGCGTGCGACTGTTCACCGACTGGCGGGAACGTTTCTGTGCCATCTGTGACCGCTACCCACACCTACCCCGCAGCCAAGTCTATGAGGACCTTGAGGGTTGGTTTCAGGCCTGA